From Streptomyces sp. CMB-StM0423, a single genomic window includes:
- a CDS encoding HpcH/HpaI aldolase/citrate lyase family protein, with the protein MSPADTPSADRLRPRRSCLAVPGSSPRFLEKAQGLPADQVFLDLEDACAPLAKPDARHTIVKFLNEGDWSGKTRVVRVNDWTTHWTYRDVITVVEGAGPNLDCLMLPKVQDAEQITALDLLLTQIEKTMGFEVGRIGIEAQIENAKGLVNVDAIAAASPRLETIVFGPADFMASINMKSLVVGQQPPGYPADAYHYILMRILMAARSHDLQAIDGPYLQIRDVDGFREVAGRAAALGFDGKWVLHPGQVEAANEVFSPSQEDYDHAELILDAYDYYTSDEGGRKGSAMLGDEMIDEASRKMALVISGKGRAAGMTRTTAFTPPEG; encoded by the coding sequence ATGAGCCCCGCCGACACCCCGTCCGCCGACCGGCTGCGGCCGCGGCGTTCCTGCCTCGCCGTGCCGGGGTCCAGCCCCCGGTTCCTGGAGAAGGCGCAGGGGCTGCCCGCCGACCAGGTGTTCCTGGACCTGGAGGACGCCTGCGCGCCGCTGGCGAAGCCGGACGCGCGGCACACCATCGTGAAGTTCCTCAACGAGGGCGACTGGAGCGGCAAGACACGGGTGGTGCGGGTCAACGACTGGACCACGCACTGGACGTACCGCGACGTCATCACCGTCGTCGAGGGCGCCGGGCCGAACCTGGACTGCCTCATGCTGCCGAAGGTCCAGGACGCGGAGCAGATCACCGCGCTGGACCTGCTGCTCACCCAGATCGAGAAGACGATGGGCTTCGAGGTCGGCCGCATCGGCATCGAGGCGCAGATCGAGAACGCGAAGGGGCTCGTGAACGTCGACGCCATCGCCGCCGCCTCGCCCCGGCTGGAGACCATCGTCTTCGGGCCCGCCGACTTCATGGCGTCGATCAACATGAAGTCCCTGGTCGTCGGGCAGCAGCCGCCCGGCTACCCGGCCGACGCCTACCACTACATCCTCATGCGCATCCTCATGGCCGCCCGCAGCCACGACCTCCAGGCCATCGACGGCCCGTACCTCCAGATCCGCGACGTCGACGGCTTCCGCGAGGTCGCGGGCCGCGCCGCCGCGCTCGGCTTCGACGGCAAGTGGGTGCTGCACCCGGGGCAGGTCGAGGCCGCCAACGAGGTCTTCTCGCCGTCCCAGGAGGACTACGACCACGCCGAGCTGATCCTCGACGCGTACGACTACTACACCTCGGACGAGGGCGGCAGGAAGGGCTCCGCGATGCTCGGCGACGAGATGATCGACGAGGCGAGCCGCAAGATGGCCCTCGTCATCTCGGGCAAGGGCCGCGCCGCCGGTATGACCCGCACCACCGCCTTCACCCCGCCGGAGGGCTGA
- a CDS encoding MaoC family dehydratase → MQFGRTYEEFEPGAVYKHWPGKTVTEYDDHLFCLLTMNHHPLHLDAHYAGGTTDFGRNVVVGNYVYSLLLGMSVPDVSGKAIANLEVESLKHVAPTFHGDTVYGETTVLDKWPSKSKDDRGIVHVETRGHKQDGTLVCVFRRKVMVPTEAYVRARGGEQPGRPEPAERGGER, encoded by the coding sequence ATGCAGTTCGGACGCACCTACGAGGAGTTCGAGCCGGGCGCGGTGTACAAGCACTGGCCGGGCAAGACCGTCACCGAGTACGACGACCATCTCTTCTGCCTGCTGACCATGAACCACCACCCGCTGCACCTCGACGCGCACTACGCCGGCGGGACCACCGACTTCGGCCGCAACGTCGTCGTCGGCAACTACGTGTACTCCCTGCTGCTCGGCATGTCCGTGCCGGACGTCTCCGGCAAGGCGATCGCCAACCTGGAGGTCGAGTCGCTGAAGCACGTGGCGCCCACCTTCCACGGCGACACGGTCTACGGCGAGACGACCGTGCTGGACAAGTGGCCGTCGAAGTCGAAGGACGACCGCGGCATCGTGCACGTCGAGACCCGCGGCCACAAGCAGGACGGCACCCTGGTCTGCGTCTTCCGGCGCAAGGTGATGGTGCCCACGGAGGCGTACGTCCGGGCGCGCGGCGGCGAGCAGCCGGGCCGCCCGGAGCCGGCCGAGCGCGGCGGGGAGCGGTGA